A single Streptomyces mirabilis DNA region contains:
- a CDS encoding MarR family winged helix-turn-helix transcriptional regulator, with protein MAAVDLTTHPGHLARRLQQAHYLLWNTMVSEEITSPQFAVLNALVAEPGLDQRTVGERVGLDRSTIAEVISRLSRRGLLDKVRDPQDGRRFLLRLTDEGTRTHRKLTVRTARMNQVFLAPLSAEEQTVFFDLIQRVSDAAEGLRNPTEPLTAQR; from the coding sequence ATGGCCGCGGTGGACCTCACCACCCACCCCGGGCACCTCGCCCGGCGACTCCAGCAGGCCCACTATCTGCTGTGGAACACGATGGTCTCCGAGGAGATCACCTCGCCGCAGTTCGCAGTCCTGAACGCGCTGGTCGCGGAGCCGGGACTGGATCAGCGCACGGTGGGGGAGCGGGTGGGCCTGGACCGGTCGACCATCGCCGAGGTGATCAGCCGGCTCAGTCGCCGGGGCCTGCTCGACAAGGTGCGCGATCCGCAGGACGGCCGGCGCTTCCTGCTGCGCCTCACCGACGAGGGGACGCGTACGCACCGCAAGCTGACCGTGCGTACGGCGCGTATGAACCAGGTCTTCCTGGCCCCGCTCTCCGCCGAGGAGCAGACCGTCTTCTTCGACCTCATCCAGCGTGTCTCGGACGCCGCGGAGGGGCTGCGCAACCCGACGGAACCCCTCACTGCGCAACGCTAG